Proteins encoded together in one Larus michahellis chromosome 4, bLarMic1.1, whole genome shotgun sequence window:
- the LOC141741580 gene encoding embryonic protein UVS.2-like, with amino-acid sequence MKYFLLPAHLAFLYSFALSKPVQIATRNNDLGSEIAVYEGDILLRRGRRSAINCESCLWPKSQDGLVKVPVNISSDFSVTERSWIADALQEISTLTCVQFVNRTTETDYVYVERGQSCWSYFGKIGGRQAVGLVKNGCMDKGAIQHEMNHALGFIHEQARSDRDRFVKIMWEHIVAGEQGNFGKMNSKNLGLPYDYSSVMHYGAYDFSSTPGKPTIVPVPDPSIPIGQREGLSNLDVAKINKLYKCNCCSSVLPKSKGSFSSVNYPSPYPNNSNCLWLIRIRRSKIFLQFEAFDLQLSSDCSSDYIKIYNGNSKNSPVLLDKYCGKGPLPSLVASGSAMLVEFASDESVTATGFRASYNRVNCGDTFTDSKGVITSPNYPNKYPKNQVCFWVISSPVGYKISLKMLSFELEDSDRCIYDYLLIHDGSRPTSPAVGPYCGTEKVADFTSTGNFVLVEFHSDIVWELPGFVMSYTFGR; translated from the exons ATGAAGTACTTTCTTCTGCCAGCTCATTTAGCATTTCTCTATAGCTTTGCACTAAGTAAACCTGTCCAG atagcTACAAGAAACAATGACTTAG GTAGTGAAATAGCTGTGTATGAAGGAGACATCCTCTTGAGAAGAGGACGACGCAGTGCAATTAACTGTGAGAGCTGTTTATGGCCCAAGTCACAAGATGGACTAGTCAAGGTTCCAGTTAACATCTCCTCTGATTTCT CAGTGACAGAGAGGTCTTGGATTGCTGATGCTCTGCAAGAGATCTCCACGCTGACCTGTGTGCAGTTTGTAAATCGCACTACAGAAACAGACTACGTGTATGTTGAACGTGGGCAGAG CTGCTGGTCTTACTTTGGAAAAATTGGAGGACGTCAAGCAGTAGGCCTGGTGAAAAATGGCTGCATGGATAAAGGAGCAATTCAGCATGAAATGAACCATGCACTGGGTTTCATCCATGAACAGGCACGGAGTGATCGGGACAGGTTTGTCAAGATTATGTGGGAACACATTGTGGCAG GGGAACAAGGGAACTTCGGAAAAATGAATTCCAAAAATCTGGGCCTTCCCTATGACTACTCTTCAGTGATGCACTATGGCGC GTATGATTTCTCCAGCACTCCAGGGAAACCAACTATTGTACCAGTTCCTGACCCCTCCATACCCattgggcagagagaagggctgAGTAACTTGGATGTAGCTAAAATCAACAAGCTCTACAAGTGCA ATTGCTGTAGCTCTGTGTTGCCTAAATCCAAAGGCTCGTTCTCCTCTGTCAATTACCCATCCCCATACCCAAATAACAGCAACTGCCTGTGGCTGATCCGCATCCGTCGAAGTAAG ATTTTCCTGCAGTTTGAGGCTTTTGATCTCCAACTCTCCTCAGACTGTTCTTCTGACTATATAAAAATTTACaatggaaacagcaaaaattcccCTGTCTTGCTGGACAAATACTGTGGGAAGGGGCCACTGCCCTCCTTAGTGGCATCTGGATCAGCAATGCTGGTTGAGTTTGCAAGTGATGAGAGCGTTACAGCCACAGGATTCAGAGCCTCCTACAACAGGG tGAATTGTGGAGATACTTTCACAGACTCAAAGGGAGTCATCACCTCTCCAAACTACCCCAATAAATACCCCAAAAACCAAGTATGCTTCTGGGTCATCAGTTCTCCAGTAGGATACAAG ATATCTCTCAAAATGTTATCCTTTGAGCTGGAAGATAGTGACAGATGCATCTATGACTACTTGCTCATACATGATGGAAGCCGACCTACATCACCTGCAGTTGGCCCTTACTGTGGGACAGAGAAGGTTGCAGACTTTACTTCCACTGGGAACTTTGTGCTCGTTGAATTTCACAGTGATATAGTTTGGGAGTTGCCCGGATTCGTGATGAGTTATACATTTGGTAGGTAG